From a single Stackebrandtia endophytica genomic region:
- a CDS encoding SRPBCC family protein: MAVVERTISAPVEEVFAVLADGWSYSNWVVGTAHVAKVDAGWPQEGSRIWIRTGVWPVDAPGHTRSLTFEPPHRLVLRPTLWPAGELTVTLTLSTESPGRTRVRLEEDIARGPLRGLRNKLNDVLLHARNVASLRRLADIAERRPAPTERPYEAEQG, encoded by the coding sequence ATGGCCGTCGTTGAACGCACCATCTCGGCTCCGGTGGAAGAGGTCTTCGCAGTGCTGGCCGATGGTTGGTCGTATAGCAACTGGGTGGTGGGCACCGCCCATGTGGCCAAAGTCGACGCGGGCTGGCCTCAGGAGGGCAGCCGGATCTGGATTCGTACCGGCGTATGGCCCGTCGACGCTCCCGGCCATACGCGTTCGCTGACCTTCGAACCGCCACACCGGCTGGTTCTACGGCCGACACTGTGGCCGGCGGGTGAACTGACCGTGACGCTGACCCTGAGCACGGAATCCCCGGGGCGCACCCGGGTCAGGTTGGAGGAGGACATAGCACGGGGCCCGCTGCGGGGCTTGCGGAACAAACTCAACGATGTTCTGCTGCATGCCCGGAATGTGGCGAGCCTACGCAGATTGGCCGACATCGCCGAACGCCGACCTGCTCCTACCGAACGACCATACGAGGCCGAGCAGGGGTGA
- a CDS encoding ABC transporter permease encodes MSATASANRSAPRKRRGAERPVSLLLGLPLAIVVGCLLLWPLAVLAFNSVVSQTDGVTFDNYVTVLTSDRYLNSFLITSVLAVGSTLLALLLCVPAALYIERTKSRASRGIAVALTIPLSLPGIVIGFFVILLFGNVGLVPVASNAMFGEPVGAMAYTFTGLLLGYLYFNIPRVILVVRGAVAQIPHDTLDAARTLGATPWHVYQRVVIPALRPAIASASALSLATAFGAYGTAVTLSRGYRVVPLDIADAFTESFQPQLAATLSVVLALVTTLILVIVSRLGEKGGKLS; translated from the coding sequence ATGTCGGCCACCGCTTCGGCGAACCGTTCGGCACCGCGCAAGCGTCGCGGTGCCGAACGGCCCGTCTCCCTTCTACTCGGCCTGCCGCTGGCGATCGTGGTGGGATGCCTCCTGCTGTGGCCGTTGGCGGTGCTCGCCTTCAACTCGGTGGTCAGCCAGACCGACGGTGTCACCTTCGACAACTACGTCACGGTCCTGACCAGCGACCGCTATCTCAACTCGTTCCTGATCACCAGCGTTCTGGCGGTCGGTTCGACCCTGCTGGCGCTGCTGTTGTGCGTGCCAGCCGCGCTCTACATCGAACGGACGAAGTCGCGGGCCAGCCGCGGGATCGCGGTCGCGTTGACGATTCCGCTGTCGCTGCCGGGCATCGTCATCGGGTTCTTTGTGATCCTGTTGTTCGGCAACGTCGGACTGGTTCCGGTGGCGAGCAACGCGATGTTCGGCGAACCGGTCGGCGCAATGGCCTACACGTTCACCGGGCTGCTGCTGGGCTACCTCTACTTCAACATCCCCCGGGTCATCCTGGTGGTGCGCGGGGCCGTCGCCCAGATTCCCCATGACACATTGGATGCCGCGCGGACCCTGGGTGCCACCCCGTGGCACGTCTACCAGCGCGTGGTGATTCCGGCGCTGCGTCCGGCCATCGCCAGCGCCTCGGCGCTGAGCCTGGCGACGGCCTTCGGCGCGTACGGAACCGCGGTGACGTTGTCGCGCGGATACCGCGTGGTGCCGTTGGACATCGCCGACGCGTTCACCGAGAGCTTCCAGCCGCAACTGGCGGCCACGCTGAGCGTCGTGTTGGCGCTGGTGACCACGCTGATCCTGGTGATCGTGAGCCGACTCGGTGAGAAAGGTGGAAAGTTGTCATGA
- a CDS encoding ABC transporter permease, producing MSATFSVIRGEWIKLVSLRSTWVCLGLTVALSVGLGYLIGIAYGGYVADGMVEGFDPLFASSMTLTFGLLALVAFAILAMAGEYNARTIQTTLLTVPQRGRLYLAKTVAAVGFIVMTAVIATVGTFVVAQYGLGETGVGLDAPGAVRTVVGSIIYLTLMALFAFGIGAMLRSSAVALAILMPILFLSSQGLGNLPAIQDYAQYLPDQGGQVIMHIVPEDDPRFAKSYGAWTGLGITGLWALAAWIGGWFVTRRTEA from the coding sequence ATGAGTGCGACCTTCTCGGTGATCCGGGGTGAATGGATCAAACTGGTCAGTCTGCGCTCCACCTGGGTCTGCCTGGGACTGACGGTGGCGCTGTCGGTGGGACTGGGTTACCTCATCGGCATCGCCTACGGCGGCTATGTGGCCGACGGGATGGTGGAGGGCTTCGATCCGCTGTTCGCCTCGTCGATGACCCTCACGTTCGGGCTGTTGGCGTTGGTCGCGTTCGCGATCCTGGCGATGGCGGGGGAGTACAACGCCCGCACCATCCAGACCACGTTGTTGACGGTTCCGCAGCGCGGCCGGCTCTACCTGGCCAAGACCGTCGCGGCGGTCGGCTTCATCGTGATGACCGCCGTCATCGCCACCGTCGGGACGTTCGTCGTCGCGCAGTACGGGCTGGGCGAGACAGGCGTCGGGTTGGACGCGCCCGGTGCGGTGCGCACCGTCGTCGGGTCGATCATCTACCTCACGTTGATGGCCCTGTTCGCCTTCGGGATCGGCGCGATGCTGCGCAGTTCCGCCGTGGCGTTGGCGATCCTCATGCCGATTCTGTTCCTCAGTTCGCAAGGGCTGGGCAACCTCCCGGCGATCCAGGATTACGCCCAATACCTGCCCGACCAGGGCGGACAGGTCATCATGCACATCGTTCCCGAGGACGACCCGCGGTTCGCCAAGTCGTACGGCGCATGGACCGGATTGGGAATCACGGGCCTGTGGGCCCTGGCAGCCTGGATCGGCGGCTGGTTCGTCACCCGCCGTACCGAAGCCTGA
- a CDS encoding ABC transporter permease produces MTSTTPTPTKARASIKPSKPKDPIIATGRVFAWIAVLVCLVPILLIVVVATTRQWRTGIYSGGFTLDWIIQGFDMVAINFAYSFQIAVIVLLLNLAIGFPAAWLFARRQFPGRRIAMAITQTPLAIPGIALAIGLIMAYGTGDLKRYGILLVFGHLLYTLPFFIATMVPVLGGRRLQELEQVALTLGAGGVRRFLTVTVPHVKTALLGALILVVTLSLGEFNVSFFVFSPTDPPLPMELHSSHKQDGIEIASAVTVWFLAFVVPAAIILERLGGAKVSASS; encoded by the coding sequence ATGACCTCGACAACCCCGACGCCGACGAAGGCCCGCGCCTCGATCAAGCCGAGCAAGCCGAAGGACCCGATCATCGCGACCGGGCGGGTCTTCGCCTGGATCGCGGTCCTGGTGTGCCTGGTCCCCATCCTGTTGATCGTCGTGGTGGCGACCACCCGGCAATGGCGAACCGGCATCTACAGTGGTGGGTTCACTCTGGACTGGATCATCCAGGGCTTCGACATGGTGGCGATCAACTTCGCCTACAGTTTCCAGATCGCGGTCATCGTGCTGCTGCTGAACCTGGCCATTGGCTTCCCCGCCGCCTGGTTGTTCGCGCGCAGGCAGTTCCCCGGCCGCCGCATCGCCATGGCCATCACCCAGACGCCGCTGGCGATTCCGGGTATCGCGCTGGCGATCGGTCTGATCATGGCCTACGGAACCGGCGACCTGAAGCGCTACGGCATTCTGCTGGTCTTCGGTCACCTGCTCTACACGCTGCCGTTCTTCATCGCCACGATGGTGCCGGTGCTGGGCGGCCGTCGACTTCAGGAGCTGGAGCAGGTCGCGTTGACCCTGGGCGCCGGTGGCGTTCGGCGGTTCTTGACGGTGACCGTCCCCCACGTCAAGACCGCCCTGTTGGGTGCGCTGATCCTGGTGGTGACGCTGTCGTTGGGTGAGTTCAACGTGTCGTTCTTCGTCTTCTCTCCGACGGATCCGCCACTGCCCATGGAGTTGCACTCCAGTCACAAGCAAGATGGAATCGAGATTGCCTCCGCGGTGACCGTGTGGTTCCTGGCGTTCGTGGTTCCGGCCGCGATCATCCTGGAACGCCTGGGCGGAGCGAAAGTGAGCGC
- a CDS encoding sensor histidine kinase, which yields MTSAPPPLPTQLTRPQLILLDVIAALGLATIAAIVLGSTSTPADHPGLIPAPDAQLFPDAPLWLLIVMAAAMTVPIAVRRLWPVTVFAVICSATLASILLNGHNDWFIAAGMALYVVAISRPSPRHAFTIPVAIVTTVAVLCLTSMGAPSDISAQLVSVVLVGPAALGVAWTLGQAVRGRREATAEAARRLAAQEVVEERLRIARELHDVVAHTMSLIAVRAQVASHVGSKRPEAAAEALTDIVSAAKGSLTEMRYILGALRSDSPLEPVGGLTDLAPLVDRAAHAGVTVTMTAVPDVDLPAGIELAAYRIIQEAVTNVMKHASPTNCRVVLSRRPDAFEITVADDGPADGRRPRPPQWMPSTGHGITGMSERVAAFDGEFHAGPTSTGFTVHAVLPLPTEAIA from the coding sequence GTGACCTCGGCACCACCACCGCTACCCACCCAACTGACCCGACCGCAGCTCATCCTGCTGGACGTCATCGCCGCGCTGGGCCTGGCGACGATCGCCGCGATCGTCCTGGGGTCGACCAGCACACCGGCCGATCACCCGGGGCTCATTCCGGCCCCGGACGCGCAGCTGTTCCCCGACGCACCACTGTGGCTATTGATAGTCATGGCCGCCGCGATGACGGTGCCGATCGCGGTTCGCCGGTTGTGGCCCGTGACGGTGTTCGCGGTGATCTGTTCGGCGACGCTCGCCTCGATCCTGCTCAACGGTCACAACGACTGGTTCATCGCCGCCGGTATGGCGCTGTACGTGGTCGCGATCAGTCGGCCCTCGCCCCGTCATGCCTTCACCATTCCGGTCGCGATCGTCACCACCGTCGCCGTGCTGTGTCTCACCTCGATGGGGGCTCCCTCCGACATCTCGGCGCAACTGGTGTCGGTCGTGCTCGTCGGCCCGGCCGCCTTGGGAGTGGCGTGGACGCTGGGCCAGGCCGTTCGAGGGCGCCGCGAGGCCACGGCCGAGGCGGCGCGTCGCCTCGCCGCGCAGGAGGTCGTGGAGGAGCGGCTGCGCATCGCGCGCGAACTGCACGACGTGGTGGCGCACACGATGAGCCTCATCGCGGTGCGAGCCCAGGTGGCGAGCCACGTCGGTTCGAAGCGGCCCGAAGCCGCAGCCGAGGCGCTCACCGACATCGTGTCGGCCGCGAAGGGCTCGTTGACCGAGATGCGGTACATACTGGGCGCACTGCGATCCGATTCGCCGCTGGAACCGGTGGGAGGGCTCACCGACCTGGCGCCACTGGTGGACCGGGCCGCGCACGCCGGAGTGACCGTCACGATGACGGCCGTGCCCGACGTCGACCTCCCCGCCGGGATCGAACTCGCGGCGTACCGGATCATCCAGGAAGCGGTCACCAACGTCATGAAGCATGCCTCGCCGACCAACTGCCGGGTCGTCCTGAGCCGACGCCCCGACGCCTTCGAGATCACCGTGGCCGACGACGGTCCCGCCGACGGCCGACGCCCCAGGCCACCACAGTGGATGCCGTCCACCGGACATGGCATCACCGGGATGTCGGAGCGGGTCGCCGCCTTCGACGGCGAATTCCACGCCGGACCGACCTCGACCGGGTTCACCGTGCACGCCGTGCTGCCGCTCCCGACGGAGGCGATCGCATGA
- a CDS encoding response regulator: MTSVLIADDQRLLRASFTLLIDCEDDLTVVADAENGQAAVDLTLRHRPDVVLMDVRMPGMDGIEATRRICRAAPGTRILMLTTFDLDEYVWASLRAGASGFLLKDTPPEQLVHAIRVIASGEGLLAPSVTRRLISEFTRQPSAPGVDASALADVTTREREILLLIAKGLSNTEIAEFLTVSLATVKTHVSRLLMKLSARDRTQLVIVAYESGLMNRA; the protein is encoded by the coding sequence ATGACCTCGGTATTGATCGCCGACGACCAACGACTGTTGCGTGCCAGTTTCACCCTGCTCATCGACTGCGAGGACGACCTGACGGTGGTCGCCGACGCCGAAAATGGTCAGGCCGCAGTCGATCTGACGTTGCGTCACCGGCCCGACGTGGTCCTCATGGACGTCCGGATGCCGGGCATGGACGGCATCGAGGCGACCCGGCGCATCTGCCGGGCGGCACCCGGGACCAGGATCCTCATGCTGACGACGTTCGACCTCGACGAGTACGTATGGGCCAGCCTCCGCGCGGGTGCCAGCGGGTTCCTGCTGAAGGACACCCCGCCGGAGCAGCTGGTGCACGCGATCCGGGTGATCGCCTCGGGTGAGGGGTTGCTGGCTCCCAGCGTCACGCGACGCCTGATCTCGGAGTTCACCCGGCAGCCGAGCGCGCCGGGTGTCGACGCGAGCGCACTGGCCGACGTCACCACCCGGGAACGCGAAATCCTGTTGCTGATCGCCAAAGGACTGTCCAATACCGAGATCGCGGAGTTCCTGACCGTCAGCCTGGCCACCGTCAAGACCCACGTCAGTCGACTGTTGATGAAACTGTCCGCCCGAGACCGCACCCAACTGGTGATCGTGGCCTACGAGTCGGGGCTGATGAACCGGGCGTGA
- a CDS encoding extracellular solute-binding protein: MKLMRRMSVAIAAGLTLALSACSFGGSDNIVISYNSPEQWANWGEVLKAFTAETGIQAPSDDKNSGKVMAALESEKNSPAGDTAYYGITFGMEAQEAGLVAPYENGKLADIPDSLKADDGSWFAVHQGAVAFLVNTEAIGDLEVPQCWEDLTKPEYAGLVSWLDPATAAVGQSVMTAANLALGGDFNNWQPVIDWVNKLKANGPLQLPTETATNQLAQGELPILIDADFNGYQTAKAQDAPIEVVLPCEGSLTMPYVMSLVKNAPHQENAEQFLDFVLSDEAQKLFAESFIRPIRDVEVSEEVRNTMLPQEQYEELVAIPDFAEMNAAIPAFLDLWKAEVAG; the protein is encoded by the coding sequence ATGAAACTCATGCGCCGCATGTCCGTGGCGATAGCCGCCGGGCTCACCCTGGCGCTGTCGGCGTGCAGCTTCGGCGGCTCCGACAACATTGTGATCTCCTACAACAGCCCCGAGCAGTGGGCGAACTGGGGAGAGGTACTCAAGGCCTTCACCGCCGAGACCGGCATCCAGGCTCCCAGCGACGACAAGAACTCCGGCAAGGTCATGGCCGCGCTGGAGTCGGAGAAGAACTCGCCCGCCGGCGACACCGCCTACTACGGCATCACCTTCGGTATGGAGGCCCAGGAGGCCGGGCTGGTCGCGCCGTACGAGAACGGCAAACTGGCCGACATCCCCGACAGCCTCAAAGCCGACGACGGCAGCTGGTTCGCGGTACACCAGGGCGCGGTCGCCTTCCTCGTCAACACCGAGGCCATCGGTGACCTGGAAGTTCCACAGTGCTGGGAGGACCTGACCAAGCCCGAATACGCCGGACTGGTCAGCTGGCTCGACCCGGCCACCGCCGCCGTCGGACAGTCGGTCATGACCGCCGCCAACCTCGCGCTGGGCGGCGACTTCAACAACTGGCAGCCGGTCATCGACTGGGTCAACAAGCTCAAGGCCAACGGCCCGTTGCAGCTTCCCACCGAGACCGCGACCAACCAGTTGGCGCAGGGCGAACTGCCGATCCTGATCGACGCCGACTTCAACGGCTACCAGACCGCCAAGGCCCAGGACGCCCCGATCGAAGTGGTCCTGCCCTGCGAGGGCTCGCTGACGATGCCGTACGTCATGAGCCTGGTCAAGAACGCGCCGCACCAGGAGAACGCCGAGCAGTTCCTCGACTTCGTCCTCAGCGACGAAGCCCAGAAGCTGTTCGCCGAGTCCTTCATCCGTCCGATCCGCGACGTCGAGGTCTCCGAGGAGGTCCGCAACACCATGCTGCCGCAGGAGCAGTATGAGGAGCTGGTCGCCATCCCCGACTTCGCCGAGATGAACGCCGCCATTCCGGCCTTCCTGGACCTGTGGAAAGCCGAGGTCGCCGGCTGA
- a CDS encoding ATP-binding cassette domain-containing protein, translating into MIEIEDLTKRYRGKTVVDRLSFDVKPGAVTGFLGPNGAGKTSTLRMLLGLARPDGGTALIGGRRYADLDRPLCHVGALIDAGSMHSGRSARAHLTALAAANGISRDRVGQVLDIVGMESQAGARVGKFSLGMRQRIGIAAALLGDPSVLILDEPINGLDPDGVRWIRELLRGLASEGRTVLLSSHLMSEMELTADRLVIIGRGAMIADTSVAELAAEYSQGVSVRTPQAGEFTEALSRIGAQVRATSDGALIVTGPTAPQIAELAAGAGIVLHEVSSQKSTLEDAYMRLTADASEFRGGVTR; encoded by the coding sequence GTGATCGAGATTGAAGACCTCACCAAGCGATATCGCGGCAAGACCGTGGTGGATCGGCTGTCCTTCGACGTCAAACCCGGCGCCGTGACCGGCTTCCTCGGCCCCAACGGCGCCGGGAAGACCTCCACGCTGCGCATGCTGCTGGGATTGGCCCGGCCCGATGGTGGCACCGCCCTCATCGGCGGCCGACGATACGCCGACCTCGACCGTCCGCTGTGCCATGTCGGGGCGTTGATCGACGCCGGGTCCATGCATTCGGGGCGAAGCGCTCGGGCTCATCTCACCGCGTTGGCTGCCGCCAACGGCATCTCACGCGACCGGGTCGGTCAGGTGCTGGACATCGTGGGCATGGAGTCGCAGGCGGGTGCCCGGGTCGGCAAATTCTCGCTGGGGATGCGGCAACGAATCGGCATCGCGGCGGCCCTGTTGGGCGACCCGTCGGTTCTGATCCTCGACGAACCGATCAACGGCCTCGACCCCGACGGGGTGCGGTGGATTCGAGAACTGTTGCGCGGGTTGGCATCCGAAGGACGGACCGTCCTGCTGTCCAGTCACCTGATGAGCGAGATGGAACTGACCGCCGACCGGCTGGTCATCATCGGTCGGGGCGCGATGATCGCCGACACCTCGGTCGCGGAACTGGCCGCCGAGTACTCGCAGGGCGTATCGGTGCGGACTCCGCAGGCGGGCGAATTCACCGAGGCATTGAGCCGCATCGGTGCTCAGGTGCGGGCCACATCCGACGGGGCGCTCATCGTCACCGGGCCGACCGCGCCGCAGATCGCCGAACTGGCTGCCGGAGCCGGCATCGTCCTGCACGAGGTGAGCTCTCAAAAATCCACACTGGAGGACGCATACATGCGACTGACCGCCGACGCCTCGGAGTTTCGCGGGGGTGTCACCCGATGA
- a CDS encoding helix-turn-helix domain-containing protein: MLKRLREAAGLDVYKVAEHIGYDRTALGRWEQGINVPKIPTIRALAELYGASSVELSKLTTYATQAKRRGVYEHANLPIEVRMLYEAEPVADVIQSLELDYLPGLVQTPEYLRATQAVQIPHPTEVDTAVQDLRRQRQEAVFDNRSPRVELVFGQSALLYLDSMPEIKSGQVARLRELAALDTVDIRVLTGLHAAMVGAFTIIEPDSGNEAASFVFLESADGCRYLEDRDVVSRYRQTFRLCQKQASPLEEYLR, from the coding sequence ATGCTCAAACGGCTACGTGAAGCCGCTGGTCTTGACGTATATAAAGTTGCGGAGCACATCGGTTACGACCGAACAGCCTTGGGGCGATGGGAACAGGGCATCAACGTTCCAAAGATCCCTACGATTCGTGCGCTAGCTGAACTCTACGGAGCTAGTTCCGTCGAGCTATCCAAGCTAACTACCTATGCGACCCAGGCGAAACGACGTGGTGTCTACGAACATGCAAATCTGCCAATCGAAGTACGGATGCTATACGAGGCAGAGCCGGTCGCCGACGTGATCCAATCACTCGAGCTGGATTACCTCCCCGGGTTGGTTCAAACCCCGGAATACCTACGTGCGACACAGGCCGTGCAAATTCCGCATCCGACAGAAGTCGACACCGCAGTCCAGGATCTTCGTCGGCAACGCCAGGAAGCAGTCTTCGACAATCGATCACCCAGAGTTGAGCTCGTGTTCGGGCAATCGGCGTTGCTCTACCTGGATTCAATGCCTGAAATCAAGAGCGGACAGGTCGCACGATTGCGTGAACTAGCCGCCCTCGACACCGTCGATATCCGGGTACTGACTGGACTGCATGCGGCGATGGTTGGTGCGTTCACAATCATCGAACCTGATTCGGGAAACGAAGCCGCCTCGTTCGTGTTCCTCGAGTCAGCGGATGGGTGTCGATACCTGGAAGACCGCGACGTAGTGTCTCGATACAGGCAGACGTTCCGCCTGTGCCAAAAGCAGGCAAGCCCACTGGAGGAGTACCTGAGATGA
- a CDS encoding glycerophosphodiester phosphodiesterase family protein — MSRRSMARRSLTLSAVAALVVGGTTLFMQTSAAADSAVDCTGLVHISHRGAAGLAPENTKASMALADGATQFEVDVQLTSDGHPVLMHDTNLARTTDVASVFPGREADLINTFTLAELQQLDAGSWFDSRWSGEEVPVLNDALDYASPTGSGIVVELKDPALNPGLIEAIDEVMATDSRWDDLIAAGKVTFSSFDADELKTAQQLRPDVPVLWVSSLVPDDTVLADAATWADGFGTHYRTLETGDIDRIEGLGLTSMLYTMNSVEALRFAVTEGADAVITDFPNVLDATCTGTDPFPAANGIEISSVLADPPGSDIQPENGEYLVLTNTTDATVDVSGYYVNDAVINKLRVGDGYSIPPGGELRVYTGPGTNTDTRYYNGGTSNVLNNNGDSLALHDANHTLLDIYAY, encoded by the coding sequence ATGTCACGGCGTTCAATGGCGCGGCGCTCACTGACCCTCTCGGCGGTCGCCGCTCTGGTCGTCGGTGGGACGACCCTGTTCATGCAGACCAGTGCGGCGGCCGATTCGGCCGTCGACTGCACCGGCCTGGTCCACATCTCCCACCGGGGAGCCGCCGGCCTGGCCCCCGAGAACACCAAGGCCTCCATGGCACTGGCCGACGGTGCCACCCAATTCGAGGTCGACGTTCAGTTGACCTCCGACGGTCACCCCGTCCTCATGCACGACACCAACCTGGCCCGGACCACCGACGTCGCGTCGGTCTTCCCCGGCCGCGAAGCCGACCTGATCAACACCTTCACCCTGGCCGAACTGCAACAGCTCGACGCCGGAAGCTGGTTCGACTCCCGCTGGAGCGGCGAAGAGGTCCCGGTGCTCAACGACGCACTGGACTACGCCTCACCGACCGGCTCCGGCATCGTCGTCGAACTGAAGGACCCCGCCCTCAACCCGGGACTGATCGAAGCCATCGACGAGGTCATGGCCACCGACTCCCGCTGGGACGACCTGATCGCGGCCGGCAAGGTCACCTTCAGCTCCTTCGACGCCGACGAACTCAAGACCGCGCAACAGCTGCGACCCGACGTCCCGGTCCTGTGGGTCAGCTCCCTGGTCCCCGATGACACCGTCCTAGCCGACGCCGCGACCTGGGCCGACGGCTTCGGAACCCACTACCGCACCCTCGAAACCGGTGACATCGACCGGATCGAGGGTCTGGGCTTGACCTCCATGCTCTACACCATGAACAGCGTCGAGGCACTGCGCTTCGCCGTCACCGAAGGCGCCGACGCGGTCATCACCGACTTCCCCAACGTCCTGGACGCCACCTGCACGGGCACCGATCCCTTCCCGGCGGCCAACGGCATCGAGATCTCCTCGGTCCTGGCCGACCCGCCCGGTAGTGACATCCAGCCCGAGAACGGCGAGTACCTCGTTCTGACCAACACCACCGACGCCACCGTCGACGTCAGCGGCTACTACGTCAACGACGCCGTCATCAACAAGCTGCGCGTCGGCGACGGCTACTCCATCCCGCCGGGCGGTGAACTGCGTGTCTACACCGGACCCGGAACGAACACCGACACCCGCTACTACAACGGCGGAACCAGCAACGTCCTGAACAACAACGGTGACAGCCTCGCGCTGCACGACGCGAACCACACCCTGCTGGACATCTACGCCTACTGA
- a CDS encoding SDR family NAD(P)-dependent oxidoreductase, with amino-acid sequence MLGKRSLAGSSIVITGAGTGLGAATSLRLADEGCRLLLAGRNAQNLAAVARQCRVRGGEAVVAPVDISSTDAQAELIAKAVACFGRIDVWISNAAVAAYGLLTLIPMSDLRRVLSVNLLAPLADVRAVVPAMQQSGGGVIVLVGSVLAETTIPFQGAYTIAKHALLGAAGTVRQELRASGCRSVSISVALPSFINTPLFEHAGNRTDRQPRPMWPTTSVARASRQLVKLVRTRRPRAYLGWGSSTIGWGSRLAPGLTERLLGILGRHQFTPGARVTPGSGNLYEPTPNPSQIGGGWIPDDTSEEIGHGRR; translated from the coding sequence ATGCTCGGGAAACGCAGCCTGGCCGGTTCGTCGATCGTCATCACGGGGGCGGGCACCGGGCTCGGTGCCGCCACGTCGTTGCGGCTGGCCGACGAAGGATGCCGACTACTGTTGGCGGGACGGAACGCGCAGAATCTGGCAGCGGTGGCCCGACAGTGCCGAGTGCGTGGGGGCGAGGCGGTCGTGGCTCCCGTTGACATCTCATCAACCGATGCGCAAGCTGAGCTCATCGCCAAAGCGGTGGCCTGCTTCGGCCGCATCGATGTTTGGATCTCGAATGCCGCCGTCGCCGCATACGGCCTGCTCACTCTGATACCGATGTCTGATCTGCGCCGGGTGTTGTCGGTGAACCTTCTCGCGCCGCTGGCGGATGTCCGCGCGGTCGTGCCGGCCATGCAGCAGTCCGGTGGCGGGGTGATCGTACTGGTCGGTTCCGTCCTGGCTGAAACCACGATTCCGTTCCAGGGTGCCTATACGATCGCCAAACATGCGCTGTTGGGGGCTGCGGGGACCGTGCGGCAAGAGCTACGTGCTTCCGGATGCCGTTCGGTGTCGATCAGTGTCGCGCTCCCCTCTTTTATCAACACCCCGCTCTTCGAGCACGCCGGTAACCGGACCGACCGTCAGCCCCGTCCGATGTGGCCGACCACGTCGGTGGCGCGTGCATCCAGGCAGCTGGTGAAACTGGTCAGGACGCGTCGACCTCGTGCATACCTGGGGTGGGGGAGCAGCACGATCGGTTGGGGGTCACGGCTGGCACCGGGTCTGACGGAGCGGCTGCTGGGAATCCTCGGTAGACATCAGTTCACACCCGGAGCACGAGTGACACCAGGCAGTGGAAACCTCTATGAGCCCACGCCCAACCCGTCTCAGATCGGTGGGGGCTGGATCCCCGACGACACCAGTGAGGAGATCGGCCATGGCCGTCGTTGA
- a CDS encoding DUF397 domain-containing protein: protein MTPGNWRKASRSNATGGNCVETRTFNHVSAAVEVRDSKAPQLGSLAIDRTEFTALLDSLKLQRLRSSGPPGRWAAVSLPWPKGLAFLHLLVCSMTG from the coding sequence ATGACACCCGGTAATTGGCGCAAGGCAAGCCGCAGCAACGCGACAGGCGGCAACTGTGTCGAGACCCGCACCTTCAACCACGTGAGCGCCGCGGTCGAAGTACGCGACAGCAAGGCACCCCAGCTCGGCAGCCTCGCCATCGACCGCACCGAGTTCACCGCTCTGCTGGACAGCCTGAAGTTACAGCGACTGCGCAGCAGCGGTCCGCCGGGCAGGTGGGCCGCTGTTTCGCTGCCATGGCCGAAAGGTTTGGCATTTCTGCATCTGTTGGTGTGCAGCATGACTGGCTAA